The following proteins come from a genomic window of Bactrocera tryoni isolate S06 chromosome 1, CSIRO_BtryS06_freeze2, whole genome shotgun sequence:
- the LOC120778653 gene encoding ubiquitin carboxyl-terminal hydrolase 8 isoform X1, with amino-acid sequence MPKMAQVKDLHLGKTLNDLEKHSEIPDARTKKTQILVESARKLIREADKYYREGDEELAYVLYMKYFNLLHCIHRKPDYAEHKQTVRLALGGNSNNKLTMNKLEELSTSLTRRYEAKQLANTTMKSPAIVTASLKQNERARDYNELSASEKFDLLKGDSVSLATANSYSGYYSLQSLNVIKCEELFERMKQNNVLIMDCRPSKDFETSHLTYHYTMNVPEEIISAGMSAGKLQDKLDGSSKVLWAARSVKEQVVLMDWNTKDSNPAPSSPIGKLLEILQNWDPDVIYKSSIKILQGGYEFFIMMYPTLCTNPSVQAPQQNNNDLNLIDEIEYPSINDITMKEEISGHSYTPRPGSSMSRPLTFTMSQPPPSVDRSSKMAAMKTYEQKQKPIVELAKEQEELLEKAQANDEQLKKASEKLDTIFEKNKQSPDKKPMTATETELLYYIMQLESAAADYKTENDRLLDEIEKYKSIKKEEEAELTPNEKENLEKTTRQIEHKIQERQRLDAQLEREKQQRDQQLAMAIARFPRTSVDNEDNIPKPKIPQFDRSVKPHLSAPTHSSPAVFIVDRQRDFSPMPGAMGRGLTGLKNLGNTCYMNSIIQCLSNTPQLTEYCITDKYKNYISRSNKTKGHIVEEVAALIKVLWNGNYKCVASKDLRYVMGQYQQIFRGIEQQDSHEFLTILMDWLHSDLQTLHVPEKPRDNITPSEKAWLEFTKAKESLILHLFYGQIKSTVKCVDCNKESATYECFSNLSLELPSNANVCYLSQCMDMYFSGERIHGWNCPNCKTKRDAVKKLDISKLPPVLVIHMKRFYADTDAVGNSYKKKQNYVRFPLENLDMTPYIAKSESRSVTPKTYQLYGVSNHYGSMESGHYTAFCKSGNYGRWFKFDDQVVSPLDTSNVVSSAAYILFYTWLPPIQITENNNAN; translated from the exons ATGCCGAAAATGGCGCAAGTAAAAGATTTGCATTTAGGCAAAACCTTAAATGATTTGGAAAAACATTCTGAGATACCAGATGCTCGCACGAAGAAAACACAAAT ACTGGTAGAATCTGCCCGAAAATTAATACGGGAAGCCGACAAATATTACAGGGAGGGCGATGAAGAATTAGCTTACGTATTATACATGAAGTATTTCAATTTACTACATTGCATACACCGAAAACCTGACTATGCAGAACATAAACAGACTGTACGCCTAGCACTAGGCGGTAATTCGAACAATAAACTGACCATGAATAAACTGGAGGAACTCAGCACTTCACTCACACGACGTTATGAGGCAAAACAGCTTGCTAATACTACCATGAAGTCACCAGCAATTGTCACAGCTTCATTAAAGCAAAATGAACGCGCTCGCGACTACAATGAGCTTAGCGCTTCAGAGAAATTCGATCTTTTGAAAGGCGATTCGGTCTCCTTAGCAACCGCGAATTCATACAGTGGTTATTATTCATTACAATCtttaaatgttataaaatgTGAAGAGTTATTTGAACGTATGAAGCAGAATAATGTGCTGATAATGGATTGCAGACCAAGTAAGGATTTTGAGACGTCTCATCTCACATACCACTATACAATGAACGTGCCTGAGGAAATTATTTCGGCGGG CATGTCTGCTGGAAAATTACAGGACAAATTAGATGGTAGTTCCAAAGTACTATGGGCAGCTCGTTCAGTCAAAGAACAGGTAGTCTTAATGGATTGGAATACCAAAGATTCTAATCCTGCACCATCTTCGCCAATTGGTAAACTTCTCGAAATACTACAGAAT TGGGATCCTGATGTAATTTATAAATCCTCCATCAAAATACTACAAGGTGGTTATGAATTCTTTATCATGATGTACCCAACTCTTTGTACAAACCCCAGTGTACAGGCTCCCCAACAGAACAACAATGATTTGAATCTAATCGACGAGATTGAATATCCCTCAATAAATGATATTACAATGAAGGAAGAAATAAGTGGTCATAGCTACACGCCCAGACCAGGAAGTAGCATGTCACGACCACTTACATTCACTATGTCACAGCCTCCACCCAGTGTAGATCGTTCAAGTAAAATGGCTGCCATGAAAACATacgagcaaaaacaaaaaccaattgTAGAGTTGGCTAAAGAACAGGAAGAACTCTTGGAGAAAGCACAAGCTAACGATGAACAATTGAAGAAAGCTTCAGAAAAATTGGACaccatatttgaaaaaaataagcaaagtcCCGATAAAAAACCTATGACGGCTACGGAAACAGAACTATTATACTACATTATGCAACTGGAGAGTGCAGCTGCAGACTAT AAAACTGAAAACGATCGTCTCCTGgacgaaattgaaaaatataaaagcatcaagaaagaagaagaagctgaGTTAAcgcccaatgaaaaagaaaatctcGAAAAGACCACGCGACAGATTGAGCATAAAATACAAGAACGCCAAAGGCTCGACGCGCAATTGGAACGTGAAAAACAACAACGTGACCAGCAGTTAGCCATGGCTATCGCGCGTTTTCCACGAACGTCAGTCGACAACGAAGATAATATACCCAAACCGAAAATACCGCAATTCGATCGATCTGTAAAGCCACATTTGTCGGCACCTACCCACAGCAGTCCAGCTGTCTTTATTGTAGACAGACAACGCGATTTCTCACCAATGCCCGGCGCAATG gGTCGCGGCTTGACCGGCTTAAAGAACCTGGGTAACACCTGCTACATGAACAGTATCATACAGTGCCTCAGCAATACCCCACAACTCACCGAATACTGCATAACGGACAAATATAAGAACTACATCAGTCGCAGCAACAAGACGAAGGGGCACATTGTCGAGGAAGTGGCGGCGCTCATTAAAGTTTTATGGAATGGCAACTACAAATGCGTAGCCAGCAAGGACTTGCGT tacGTTATGGGTCAGTACCAGCAGATATTCCGGGGCATCGAGCAGCAAGATTCGCACGAATTTCTTACCATACTCATGGATTGGCTACATTCCGATTTACAAACATTACATGTACCCGAAAAGCCACGTGATAACATAACACCCTCCGAGAAGGCGTGGCTCGAATTTACCAAAGCCAAAGAGAGTCTCATACTGCATTTATTTTATGGCCAAATAAAAAGTACCGTTAAGTGTGTCGATTGCAACAAGGAGTCCGCCACTTATGAATGTTTTTCGAATTTAAGCCTGGAGTTGCCTTCAAATGCAAATGTTTGCTATCTCAGCCAATGCATGGATATGTACTTTAGTGGCGAACGCATACACGGCTGGAATTGTCCGAATTGTAAAACGAAACGTGATGCGGTGAAAAAATTGGATATCTCCAAGCTGCCACCGGTGCTGGTGATACATATGAAGAG GTTCTACGCCGACACTGACGCTGTTGGCAATTcgtataaaaagaaacaaaactaCGTTCGCTTTCCATTGGAGAATCTTGATATGACGCCTTATATTGCCAAGTCCGAGTCGCGTTCGGTGACACCGAAAACGTATCAACTGTACGGCGTTTCCAACCATTACGGCTCCATGGAGAGCGGGCACTACACGGCATTTTGCAAAAGCGGCAACTATGGCAG GTGGTTCAAGTTCGATGACCAAGTCGTTTCGCCGCTAGACACTTCGAATGTCGTCTCCAGCGCTGCCTACATACTGTTCTACACCTGGCTGCCGCCCATACAAATAACCGAAAACAACAACGCAAATTAG
- the LOC120778653 gene encoding ubiquitin carboxyl-terminal hydrolase 15 isoform X2 translates to MIVVAGVKLHIPATHILIYTSFFPLKRGRGLTGLKNLGNTCYMNSIIQCLSNTPQLTEYCITDKYKNYISRSNKTKGHIVEEVAALIKVLWNGNYKCVASKDLRYVMGQYQQIFRGIEQQDSHEFLTILMDWLHSDLQTLHVPEKPRDNITPSEKAWLEFTKAKESLILHLFYGQIKSTVKCVDCNKESATYECFSNLSLELPSNANVCYLSQCMDMYFSGERIHGWNCPNCKTKRDAVKKLDISKLPPVLVIHMKRFYADTDAVGNSYKKKQNYVRFPLENLDMTPYIAKSESRSVTPKTYQLYGVSNHYGSMESGHYTAFCKSGNYGRWFKFDDQVVSPLDTSNVVSSAAYILFYTWLPPIQITENNNAN, encoded by the exons ATGATCGTGGTCGCGGGCGTTAAATTGCATATACCGGCGACGCATATACTAATTTATACATCATTTTTTCCACTCAAACGT gGTCGCGGCTTGACCGGCTTAAAGAACCTGGGTAACACCTGCTACATGAACAGTATCATACAGTGCCTCAGCAATACCCCACAACTCACCGAATACTGCATAACGGACAAATATAAGAACTACATCAGTCGCAGCAACAAGACGAAGGGGCACATTGTCGAGGAAGTGGCGGCGCTCATTAAAGTTTTATGGAATGGCAACTACAAATGCGTAGCCAGCAAGGACTTGCGT tacGTTATGGGTCAGTACCAGCAGATATTCCGGGGCATCGAGCAGCAAGATTCGCACGAATTTCTTACCATACTCATGGATTGGCTACATTCCGATTTACAAACATTACATGTACCCGAAAAGCCACGTGATAACATAACACCCTCCGAGAAGGCGTGGCTCGAATTTACCAAAGCCAAAGAGAGTCTCATACTGCATTTATTTTATGGCCAAATAAAAAGTACCGTTAAGTGTGTCGATTGCAACAAGGAGTCCGCCACTTATGAATGTTTTTCGAATTTAAGCCTGGAGTTGCCTTCAAATGCAAATGTTTGCTATCTCAGCCAATGCATGGATATGTACTTTAGTGGCGAACGCATACACGGCTGGAATTGTCCGAATTGTAAAACGAAACGTGATGCGGTGAAAAAATTGGATATCTCCAAGCTGCCACCGGTGCTGGTGATACATATGAAGAG GTTCTACGCCGACACTGACGCTGTTGGCAATTcgtataaaaagaaacaaaactaCGTTCGCTTTCCATTGGAGAATCTTGATATGACGCCTTATATTGCCAAGTCCGAGTCGCGTTCGGTGACACCGAAAACGTATCAACTGTACGGCGTTTCCAACCATTACGGCTCCATGGAGAGCGGGCACTACACGGCATTTTGCAAAAGCGGCAACTATGGCAG GTGGTTCAAGTTCGATGACCAAGTCGTTTCGCCGCTAGACACTTCGAATGTCGTCTCCAGCGCTGCCTACATACTGTTCTACACCTGGCTGCCGCCCATACAAATAACCGAAAACAACAACGCAAATTAG
- the LOC120777071 gene encoding microfibril-associated glycoprotein 4-like — translation MLRCQLQSLTIFLVLFAFISRQQIVRAAPGCDGDCLEDKLDEILSKLKTLNGKVESLAAHPEIEPPAACAHHPHAHRKQHVTESHEDVESRHQRRHHARNFHSGLATSSLGSSNHKCAERLAQICSSVGVSEIQLDDDKVPPFKVLCGAERWIVILQRLDGSVAFHNRTWDAYKQGFGSVGEKTEFFLGLQHLHELTYSGFFEVRIDLEDFQGVQKFAHYSDFSVFNEHADYKMGILGVYHGTAGDSFMYHEGQQFSATDRDNDAKAQGSCSEEYNSAGWFKNCMEANLFGKYLNGETDKFKEGMYWETFHGPEYSLKTVKMSVRAKC, via the exons ATGCTACGCTGTCAACTACAATCGCTAACAATATTCCtagttttatttgcatttatcaGCCGTCAACAGATTGTGCGGGCAGCTCCTGGCTGTGATGGCGATTGCTTAGAAGACAAATTGGACGAAATCTTGTCAAA ATTAAAAACTTTGAATGGCAAAGTGGAATCGCTTGCAGCACATCCGGAAATTGAGCCGCCAGCAGCTTGTGCACATCACCCACATGCACATCGCAAGCAACATGTAACGGAAAG TCATGAGGACGTCGAGTCGCGCCACCAGCGACGCCACCACGCACGAAACTTCCACTCAGGACTCGCAACTTCCTCGCTTGGCAGCAGCAACCACAAATGTGCAGAGCGTTTGGCACAGATTTGTAGTAGTGTAGGTGTTAGTGAAATTCAGTTGGACGATGACAAAGTGCCACCATTCAAAGTGCTTTGCGGTGCCGAACGTTGGATAGTTATTCTGCAGCGTTTAGATGGCTCAGTCGCCTTTCACAATCGCACTTGGGACGCGTATAAACAGGGTTTCGGTAGTGTAGGtgaaaaaaccgaatttttctTGGGTTTACAACATTTGCACGAGCTAACCTATAGTGGTTTCTTCGAAGTACGCATTGATTTGGAAGATTTTCAGGGTGTACAAAAGTTTGCACATTATAGTGACTTCAGTGTGTTCAATGAGCATGCCGACTACAAAATGGGCATATTGGGTGTTTATCACGGCACAGCCGGTGATTCGTTTATGTATCATGAAGGCCAGCAGTTTAGTGCTACTGATCGCGATAACGACGCCAAAGCGCAAGGTAGCTGCAGCGAGGAATACAACAGCGCGGGCTGGTTTAAGAATTGCATGGAAGC CAATctttttggtaaatatttgaaTGGCGAAACGGATAAGTTCAAGGAAGGCATGTACTGGGAAACTTTTCATGGTCCAGAATACTCACTAAAAACAGTTAAAATGTCTGTTCGTGCTAAATGTTAA